One Bacteroidia bacterium DNA window includes the following coding sequences:
- a CDS encoding DUF3822 family protein, whose amino-acid sequence MESRIACNLLYEAVDQSYTAAAASAYHLSVLICPSRVQLAVLDKSRLCYLGVKEYSSGIHQFYDFPELLRVLEKEEAWLGLSYDSIKIAFCSEKSLLVPSVFAREIDALSLTKHHFSAKPDEGLQKFPVPGMDAEIIQAIPNELVKWAAQKSPNKFSVSQVFLQQARLDGCSIRMAVLDAYVFLAIFDSSSLVFYNIFPFRSIEEAVYFILFAIQQNQLDPLKVHALVSGEIEPGGELLTLMRKYIFQVEIQEKYQGYSLAQALSGSAQYRYSTLYSLYHCAS is encoded by the coding sequence TTGGAATCCAGAATTGCATGTAATCTGTTATATGAGGCCGTAGATCAATCTTATACTGCTGCGGCTGCAAGTGCTTACCACTTGTCGGTATTAATATGCCCAAGTCGGGTGCAATTGGCCGTATTGGATAAATCCAGACTTTGTTACCTGGGTGTAAAGGAGTATAGTTCCGGAATTCATCAATTTTATGATTTTCCTGAATTGCTGAGGGTTTTGGAAAAGGAAGAGGCTTGGTTAGGCTTGTCCTATGATTCTATCAAAATTGCCTTTTGTTCAGAAAAGTCCTTGCTGGTCCCATCCGTTTTTGCTCGTGAAATAGATGCCTTGAGTTTAACAAAGCATCATTTTTCTGCCAAACCCGACGAAGGTTTGCAAAAGTTTCCGGTGCCGGGAATGGATGCCGAAATTATTCAAGCCATTCCGAATGAATTGGTTAAGTGGGCAGCCCAAAAGTCGCCTAATAAGTTTTCCGTTTCTCAAGTGTTTTTGCAACAAGCACGATTGGATGGATGCAGCATTCGGATGGCAGTGTTGGATGCCTATGTTTTTTTAGCCATCTTTGATTCTTCTTCCTTGGTTTTTTACAATATATTCCCATTTCGTTCGATAGAGGAGGCTGTTTATTTTATATTATTTGCGATACAGCAAAACCAGTTGGATCCGCTAAAGGTTCACGCATTAGTGTCTGGTGAAATTGAGCCTGGCGGTGAACTATTAACACTAATGAGGAAGTATATATTCCAGGTCGAAATCCAAGAAAAGTACCAAGGTTATTCCTTAGCACAAGCCTTAAGTGGGTCGGCCCAATACCGTTATTCAACTCTTTATTCCTTATATCATTGCGCATCATAG
- the rho gene encoding transcription termination factor Rho has translation MANMMVADLKKIAKESGIEGFEIMRKQELIDAIHEWKKQPKKHKAEAEPVKAEKAATPVAEEVAKSKAKRPRKSEPAVSTPEPVVPKDLFAEEPTKPVLEEVEIIPVSEAPVAEVVEPVQEVKTPVENAVSPSAEGVEEKPAVAPEVPASAEGQGYQRRERYPRQRYDRNDNQGQNQGQNQGATSQAQPVAQNSGNPQAIAGGRNAAYQQAFPQKDRKQQIDELLYNFDGIVSTEGVLEIMPDGYGFLRSSDYNYLSSPDDVYVSQSQIKLFGLKTGDTVQGTVRPPREGEKYFPLIKVEFINGREPQNVRDRVPFDFLTPLFPDEKLNLTGPAGNISTRIMDLFAPIGKGQRGLIVAQPKTGKTVLLKDVANAIAANHPEVYLIILLIDERPEEVTDMARSVNAEVISSTFDEPADRHVKIANIVLEKAKRLVEVGHDVVILLDSITRLARAYNTVAPASGKVLSGGVEANALQKPKRFFGSARKIENGGSLTIIATALIDTGSKMDEVIFEEFKGTGNMELQLDRRISNKRIYPAIDIVSSSTRRDDLLVGKEMLQKIWVLRNHLSDMTPLEAMEFVRDRIKDSRSNEEFLISMNG, from the coding sequence ATGGCCAACATGATGGTGGCCGATTTAAAGAAAATTGCCAAAGAATCAGGTATAGAAGGTTTCGAAATTATGCGTAAGCAAGAATTAATCGATGCCATACATGAATGGAAAAAACAGCCTAAAAAGCATAAGGCAGAAGCAGAACCGGTAAAAGCGGAAAAGGCTGCGACTCCGGTAGCCGAAGAAGTTGCAAAGTCAAAGGCAAAACGTCCCCGCAAATCAGAACCGGCAGTATCAACTCCGGAACCTGTTGTGCCTAAGGATTTGTTTGCTGAAGAACCAACTAAACCTGTATTGGAAGAGGTGGAAATTATACCTGTTTCCGAAGCTCCGGTGGCAGAGGTGGTTGAGCCCGTGCAAGAGGTAAAAACTCCGGTTGAAAATGCTGTTTCTCCAAGCGCTGAAGGTGTTGAAGAGAAACCGGCAGTTGCTCCGGAAGTTCCGGCATCTGCAGAGGGTCAAGGGTATCAACGCAGAGAAAGGTATCCTCGTCAACGGTACGACAGAAACGATAATCAAGGTCAAAATCAAGGTCAAAATCAGGGAGCAACAAGCCAAGCTCAACCTGTTGCACAAAATTCGGGTAATCCTCAAGCTATTGCAGGAGGCAGAAATGCAGCGTATCAGCAAGCTTTCCCTCAAAAAGATCGCAAGCAGCAAATTGATGAGTTGCTTTATAATTTTGATGGTATTGTATCAACTGAAGGGGTTTTAGAAATTATGCCGGATGGTTATGGTTTCCTTCGCTCTTCTGACTATAATTATTTAAGTTCTCCGGATGATGTGTATGTTAGTCAAAGCCAGATTAAATTATTTGGCTTAAAAACTGGGGACACCGTGCAAGGTACAGTGCGTCCTCCGCGTGAAGGAGAAAAGTACTTCCCGTTAATAAAGGTAGAATTTATCAATGGACGCGAACCACAAAATGTACGGGATCGTGTTCCTTTCGATTTTTTAACTCCTTTGTTCCCGGATGAAAAACTGAATTTAACCGGACCTGCGGGAAATATCAGTACCCGTATCATGGATTTGTTTGCCCCAATTGGAAAAGGCCAAAGAGGTCTTATTGTGGCTCAGCCAAAAACCGGTAAAACAGTTTTGTTGAAGGATGTAGCCAATGCTATAGCAGCTAATCATCCGGAAGTATATTTAATTATTCTGCTGATTGATGAAAGGCCGGAGGAGGTTACCGATATGGCTAGAAGTGTGAATGCCGAAGTAATATCTTCTACTTTCGATGAACCGGCTGATAGGCATGTAAAAATTGCCAATATCGTATTAGAAAAGGCCAAACGCTTGGTGGAAGTGGGCCACGATGTGGTGATTTTGCTCGACAGTATCACTCGATTGGCTCGTGCATACAACACCGTAGCTCCGGCTTCCGGAAAAGTATTATCGGGTGGGGTGGAGGCTAATGCACTTCAAAAGCCTAAACGTTTTTTTGGGTCGGCCCGAAAAATTGAAAACGGTGGTTCCTTAACCATCATCGCTACCGCCTTGATTGATACCGGTTCTAAAATGGATGAGGTAATTTTTGAAGAGTTTAAAGGTACCGGTAACATGGAATTACAATTGGATCGTCGAATCTCCAACAAACGTATTTACCCTGCAATTGATATTGTATCGTCTAGCACACGCCGCGATGATTTATTAGTGGGTAAGGAAATGCTGCAAAAAATTTGGGTATTGCGAAACCATTTGTCAGATATGACACCATTGGAAGCAATGGAATTTGTAAGGGATCGGATAAAAGATTCTCGTTCCAACGAAGAATTCTTAATTTCCATGAATGGATAG
- a CDS encoding glycosyltransferase family 4 protein: MRILQICSKPPYPAVDGGCVTSISLANSLLGNGHSLKLFCLSTFKHPYLPEQFPPQFLTETDLECVPVEIEVKIFPALLSLFDSGSYNVDRFFSPLADQTLIRIITEENFDCIILDGLYSSVYLQGLQYYSKAKIILRQHNIEFMVWKTLAEKEKNPVKKYFFQHLSQKLEKYEHSILKEVDAVIGISKEETDVFHSLTEKPCYWIPTGMKTGKHLPNYNQVACQFVGSMDWTPNSEGVLWFLNEIWPLLLAKLPQAQFFLAGRSMPSAIQNIDLPGFEKLGYVENLDEFWRKSGVLVAPLLSGGGLKIKIIEAMMHGLAVVTTPHGAEGLPGLPGKDYLVAENAKDFVEILSRLLPDVTQKETLGKNARCLAQQHFGEKEIGDKWNRVVLETCYNTPTG, encoded by the coding sequence GTGCGTATTCTCCAAATTTGTTCCAAACCACCTTATCCGGCAGTTGATGGTGGTTGTGTTACTTCCATCTCCCTTGCAAATTCCCTTTTAGGCAATGGACATTCGCTTAAACTGTTTTGCCTATCAACCTTTAAACACCCTTACCTGCCTGAACAATTTCCACCTCAGTTTTTAACTGAAACAGATTTAGAATGTGTTCCGGTTGAAATTGAGGTAAAAATTTTCCCGGCTCTGCTAAGTCTATTTGATAGCGGAAGTTACAATGTTGACCGTTTCTTTTCACCACTGGCCGACCAAACACTGATTCGGATTATTACTGAAGAAAATTTTGATTGCATAATTCTGGATGGACTTTATTCATCGGTTTACCTGCAAGGTTTGCAATATTATTCCAAGGCAAAAATTATTCTGCGTCAGCACAACATCGAATTTATGGTGTGGAAGACCCTTGCAGAAAAAGAAAAAAACCCAGTTAAAAAGTACTTTTTCCAGCACTTGTCTCAAAAGCTTGAAAAATACGAACATTCCATCCTCAAGGAGGTAGATGCCGTTATAGGAATCTCAAAGGAAGAAACGGATGTTTTCCATTCTTTAACCGAAAAACCTTGTTATTGGATTCCTACCGGCATGAAAACCGGAAAACATTTGCCCAACTACAACCAAGTAGCTTGCCAATTTGTTGGAAGCATGGATTGGACACCCAATAGCGAAGGCGTGTTGTGGTTTTTAAACGAAATATGGCCATTGCTCTTGGCAAAACTACCTCAAGCTCAGTTTTTTTTGGCGGGAAGAAGCATGCCCTCAGCCATTCAAAACATCGACTTACCCGGATTTGAAAAACTGGGTTACGTTGAAAACCTGGATGAATTTTGGAGAAAATCGGGAGTTTTAGTTGCGCCTTTGTTATCGGGGGGAGGTTTAAAAATTAAGATTATCGAAGCCATGATGCATGGCTTGGCAGTTGTTACAACACCACACGGGGCTGAAGGATTGCCCGGTTTACCCGGAAAAGATTACTTAGTTGCTGAAAATGCAAAGGATTTTGTGGAAATTTTGTCAAGGCTTTTGCCCGATGTTACTCAAAAAGAAACACTTGGAAAAAATGCTCGATGTTTGGCCCAACAGCATTTTGGAGAAAAAGAAATAGGCGACAAATGGAACCGAGTGGTACTCGAAACTTGTTACAACACCCCCACCGGTTAA
- a CDS encoding DUF4293 domain-containing protein, translating into MIQRIQSIFLGIAALFLLSTVFLPVADMIRDGQTMGIMLSGLVDEETGLFEQNLWQPTLCFLSAFLAIATIFMYTDRDRQMRITKLNLVLAFILSITTPLMARMEILKDTDLVVFKFPVVFPAVAVILLYLALRAIKKDDDLVKSADRLR; encoded by the coding sequence ATGATTCAAAGGATTCAAAGCATCTTTTTAGGCATTGCCGCCCTTTTCTTACTTTCTACCGTTTTTTTACCTGTTGCTGATATGATTCGAGATGGTCAAACCATGGGTATTATGTTGTCGGGGTTGGTTGACGAAGAAACCGGCCTCTTTGAACAAAACCTTTGGCAACCAACCCTCTGCTTTCTGTCTGCATTTTTGGCCATAGCAACCATTTTTATGTATACGGATCGCGATCGTCAAATGCGAATTACCAAACTAAACCTGGTTCTGGCTTTCATTTTATCAATTACTACCCCCCTGATGGCCAGAATGGAAATTTTAAAAGATACTGATTTAGTCGTATTTAAATTTCCGGTGGTTTTCCCGGCAGTGGCAGTCATTTTATTGTATTTAGCTTTAAGAGCTATAAAAAAGGATGATGATCTAGTTAAATCAGCCGATCGCTTGAGATAA